In Meiothermus sp. QL-1, the sequence GCCACCTGCTCACCCTGGCCCTGCTGGCCGCTTTGGGCCACGAGCACGAGCTGGCCCTGCACCTCAGGGCCACCGCCCACACGGGGGTGAGCCTTGAGGAGGTGCGCGAGGTGTTCTTGCAGGTCGCGGTCTACGCCGGGGTGCCGGCGGCCAACCGGGCCTTTGCAATTGCCAAGGAGGTGTTCGAGGAGAGGTTATGAGCCACAGCGAGAGTCCCCACCGCGTTTTGGACTGGAGCGTCCAGCCCCCCTACCTGTACAGCCCCTACGTGGCCACCGTGCGCCGGGCACCGCACCACCCGCTGGTGCCGCTGCCAGCCTCGCTGCTGGAGCGTACCGGCCCGGTCTACGGCGAGGGGGATATCGGCCCCCTCGACCACGACCTAACCCGGAACGCCGCCAAAAACGGCGAGCCTTTGGGCGAGCGGATCATCGTCACAGGCC encodes:
- the pcaC gene encoding 4-carboxymuconolactone decarboxylase; the encoded protein is MDDRFERGLQIRRAVLGEAHVARAQARATSLDADFQRFITEYAWGAVWGREGLERKTRHLLTLALLAALGHEHELALHLRATAHTGVSLEEVREVFLQVAVYAGVPAANRAFAIAKEVFEERL